One window from the genome of Hippocampus zosterae strain Florida chromosome 7, ASM2543408v3, whole genome shotgun sequence encodes:
- the prph2a gene encoding peripherin-2a produces MALMKVKFDLKKRVKLAQSVWFLFWFAVMAGVLVFSMGLFFKIELRKRSELMDNNESHFLPNLLIMMGLLACGINAFGGKVCYDSLDPSKFVKWKPMLKNFLIGCVVFNVLLVLTALLCFIMRIPLQFTLAEGLRNGMRYYKDTDTPGRCYMKRTLDLMQIEFRCCGNDNYRDWFEIQWVSNRYLDFSAKEVKDRIGSNVDGQYLMDGVPFSCCNPSSPRPCIQHQMTNNSAHYSYDHYTEDLNVWKSGCRDALLSYYGGMMTTIGALVLLVTLLEIAVTAGLQYIDSSLSTLANPEDPESESEGWLLEKTVKETFTDIMTKMKAMGKGGKVEEGGDEGGVATVS; encoded by the exons ATGGCTTTGATGAAGGTCAAGTTTGATCTGAAAAAGCGAGTGAAGCTCGCCCAAAGCGTGTGGTTTCTGTTCTGGTTCGCCGTCATGGCCGGCGTGCTGGTCTTCAGCATGGGCCTCTTTTTCAAGATCGAGCTGCGGAAGCGCTCGGAGCTGATGGACAATAACGAGAGCCACTTCCTGCCCAACCTTCTCATCATGATGGGCCTGCTGGCGTGTGGCATCAACGCTTTTGGCGGCAAGGTCTGCTACGACTCTTTGGATCCCTCCAAGTTTGTCAAGTGGAAACCCATGCTCAAGAACTTTCTGATCGGCTGCGTGGTGTTCAACGTTCTACTGGTGCTCACGGCGTTGCTGTGCTTCATCATGCGCATCCCGCTGCAGTTTACATTGGCCGAGGGGCTACGCAACGGCATGCGCTACTACAAGGACACGGACACGCCGGGACGCTGCTACATGAAGCGGACGCTGGATCTGATGCAGATAGAGTTCCGCTGCTGCGGCAACGACAACTACCGGGACTGGTTCGAGATCCAGTGGGTCAGCAACCGCTACCTGGACTTCAGCGCCAAAGAGGTTAAAGA CCGCATCGGGAGCAACGTGGACGGCCAGTACCTGATGGACGGTGTGCCCTTCAGCTGTTGTAACCCGAGCTCTCCGCGGCCGTGCATCCAGCATCAGATGACCAACAACTCGGCGCATTACAGCTACGACCACTACACCGAGGACCTCAACGTGTGGAAGAGCGGCTGCCGCGATGCTCTGCTCTCCTACTACGGCGGCATGATGACCACCATCGGCGCCCTGGTGCTGCTGGTCACCCTGTTAGAG ATCGCCGTGACAGCGGGCCTGCAATACATCGACAGCTCGCTGTCCACTCTGGCCAACCCCGAAGACccggagagcgagagcgagggCTGGCTCCTCGAGAAGACCGTCAAGGAGACGTTCACCGATATCATGACTAAAATGAAGGCCATGGGCAAAGGCGGTAAAGTCGAGGAAGGGGGCGACGAGGGCGGCGTAGCCACTGTGAGCTGA